Proteins encoded in a region of the Capra hircus breed San Clemente chromosome 3, ASM170441v1, whole genome shotgun sequence genome:
- the HAO2 gene encoding hydroxyacid oxidase 2 yields the protein MPLVCLTDFQAHAREHLSKSTWDFIEGGADDCCTRDDNMAAFKKIRLRPRYLKDVSKVDMRTTIQGAEISAPICIAPTGFHRLAWPDGEMSTARAAQGASICYITSTYASCSLEDIVAAAPRGLRWFQLYVHLNRQINKQIIQKVESLGFKALVITVDVPKVGNRRHDFKNQVDLMKNLLLKDLGSPEMGNVTPYFQMSPIDPSICWEDLSWFQSMTRLPIILKGILTKEDAELAVKHNVQGIIVSNHGGRQLDEVPASIDALTEVVAAVKGKVEVYLDGGIRTGNDVLKALALGAKCVFVGRPILWGLACKGEHGVKEVLDILKNEFHTSMTLTGCRSVAEINQDLIQFSRL from the exons ATGCCCTTGGTGTGTTTGACAGACTTTCAGGCGCATGCACGGGAACACCTATCTAAGTCAACCTGGGATTTTATCGAAGGAGGAGCTGATGACTGCTGCACGCGGGATGACAACATGGCAGCGTTTAAAAA AATCCGCCTCCGTCCTCGGTACCTGAAAGATGTATCTAAGGTGGACATGCGGACCACCATCCAAGGAGCAGAGATCAGCGCTCCCATTTGTATCGCACCCACAGGTTTCCACCGCCTCGCCTGGCCTGATGGAGAAATGAGCACAGCCAGAG CTGCACAAGGAGCCAGTATCTGCTACATCACCAGCACGTATGCCAGCTGTAGCCTTGAAGATATCGTTGCAGCTGCCCCCAGGGGCCTGCGGTGGTTCCAACTGTATGTGCACCTAAACCGGCAGATAAACAAACAGATAATCCAAAAGGTGGAATCCCTGGGTTTCAAAGCTCTGGTCATCACTGTGGACGTACCCAAAGTTGGCAACAGACGACATGACTTTAAAAACCAAGTGGACTTGATGAAGAATTTATTGTTGAAAGATCTCGGATCACCTGAGATG GGAAATGTAACGCCTTATTTCCAAATGTCTCCAATTGACCCATCCATCTGCTGGGAAGATCTCTCCTGGTTTCAAAGCATGACTCGATTGCCCATCATCCTTAAGGGGATCTTGACAAAAGAGGACGCAGAGTTAGCTGTGAAGCACAACGTCCAGGGCATCATTGTTTCCAACCATGGAGGGAGGCAGCTTGATGAGGTTCCTGCTTCT ATCGATGCCTTGACAGAAGTGGTGGCCGCTGTGAAAGGGAAGGTTGAAGTGTACCTGGATGGTGGGATCCGGACTGGCAACGATGTGCTGAAGGCTCTAGCCCTCGGGGCTAAGTGTGTTTTTGTGGGGAGACCCATCCTGTGGGGTCTCGCCTGCAAG GGTGAACATGGTGTTAAGGAAGTtttggacattttaaaaaatgaattccaCACTTCCATGACGCTGACAG gtTGCCGATCGGTTGCTGAGATCAATCAGGACCTGATCCAGTTCTCCAGGTTGTAA